From the Primulina tabacum isolate GXHZ01 chromosome 3, ASM2559414v2, whole genome shotgun sequence genome, one window contains:
- the LOC142539590 gene encoding rhamnogalacturonan I rhamnosyltransferase 1-like: MMKFLVEAKVKKTMLLRACRGRMKLWILRVIAILSLWTCVIQLVAVGDFRGAKLLKDWPSYVSSPDKHTEESKSFVQPKVHLPPKRSYKNNGHLLVSCNGGLNQMRAAICDMVAIAKYLNITLLVPELDKTSFWADSSDFKDIFDVDHFITSLRDEVQILKKLPSKLKIRVDLGKFYELAPVSWSNISYYHKQILPLLKKYKVVHLNRTDARLANNRLPLEIQKLRCKVNFHSLRFTSQIEELGRKILRRLNGPFLVLHLRYEMDMLSFSGCTRGCNTEEVNELTTMRFANSWWKEKVIDPKLKRKEGLCPLTPEETALGLTALGIDSNTQVYIASGEIYGGTRRLRSLKAAFPNLVNKETLLEASDLKFLKNHSSQMAALDYFVSLESDVFVPTYDGNMAKLVEGHRRYLGFKKTILLNRRVLVALIDKYNDGSLSWDEFSAYVREAHSEDRAGSPKKRVSMENRPKEEDYFYANPEECLPPLDKMPRSL, from the exons ATGATGAAGTTTTTGGTTGAAGCTAAAGTGAAAAAAACCATGCTTTTGAGAGCGTGTCGTGGTAGAATGAAGCTCTGGATTTTGAGGGTGATCGCGATTTTATCACTATGGACTTGTGTGATTCAATTGGTGGCGGTAGGGGACTTTAGGGGGGCAAAGTTGCTAAAAGATTGGCCTTCTTATGTTAGTTCACCTGATAAGCACACGGAGGAAAGCAAGTCTTTTGTCCAACCAAAAGTGCATCTACCTCCAAAGA GATCATACAAGAACAATGGTCATCTACTTGTTTCTTGCAATGGAGGACTCAACCAAATGAGAGCGGCG ATATGTGACATGGTTGCTATTGCCAAATATCTTAACATAACTCTTCTAGTCCCAGAATTGGATAAAACATCATTTTGGGCAGATTCAAG TGATTTTAAGGATATATTCGATGTTGACCATTTCATCACATCTTTGAGGGATGAGGTCCAGATACTCAAAAAGCTTCCttcaaaacttaaaattagAGTTGATCTAGGAAAGTTTTACGAGCTAGCACCCGTCAGCTGGTCAAATATTTCTTACTACCATAAACAG ATTCTTCCActtcttaaaaaatataaagtaGTGCATCTGAACAGAACTGATGCTCGGCTAGCTAACAACAGGTTACCACTCGAGATTCAAAAGCTGAGATGTAAAGTAAATTTCCATTCTCTAAGATTTACTTCCCAAATTGAGGAATTGGGTAGAAAAATTCTGAGAAGGCTAAATGGCCCATTCCTTGTCCTGCATCTAAGATATGAAATGGATATGTTGTCTTTTTCTGGTTGTACTCGAGGTTGCAACACTGAGGAGGTGAATGAACTCACTACAATGAG ATTTGCTAACTCTTGGTGGAAGGAGAAAGTCATAGATCCCAAACTCAAAAGAAAGGAAGGTTTATGTCCTCTGACACCCGAAGAAACTGCTCTAGGACTAACTGCACTCGGTATTGATAGTAACACTCAAGTGTATATCGCTTCTGGAGAGATATATGGTGGAACGAGGAGATTGAGAAGTCTGAAGGCAGCATTTCCAAATCTT GTTAACAAGGAGACATTGTTGGAAGCATCAGACTTGAAGTTTCTCAAGAATCATTCATCTCAAATGGCTGCTCTGGATTATTTTGTATCTTTGGAAAGTGATGTATTTGTTCCCACTTATGATGGAAATATGGCTAAACTTGTTGAAGGGCACCGCAG ATATCTAGGTTTCAAGAAGACGATTCTCCTGAACAGACGAGTTTTGGTAGCtttaattgataaatacaaTGATGGATCATTGAGTTGGGATGAGTTCTCAGCTTATGTGAGAGAAGCTCATTCGGAAGACCGAGCAGGGAGTCCAAAGAAGCGTGTTTCCATGGAGAATAGACCCAAGGAAGAAGATTACTTTTATGCCAACCCAGAAGAATGCTTGCCACCGTTGGATAAAATGCCAAGAAGTTTGTGA
- the LOC142539591 gene encoding transcription factor BIM2-like produces the protein MRLPRAPQNLARGKYSVSTHYTHCFLVRKHVFLHIGREFGFGEAQMVRIGSHVEDEEAPDSYSPIEGVRLDQKVDASRSKHSETEQRRRSKINERFQILRDLVPENDQKRDKASLLLEVIQYIQFLQEKLQMYEGSYRGWSPEPTTKLAPWKINSGPVESFLDQIQLEKHISGHEDNGVLNPLCHVRNSVESELIGSSLYKSTDNLPIATNQPPLLNLPTKAATFEGMSGRSHQECFPDAELLTQLSQSQSWPGRSCVNDYSFPICNTNENEPNIESGEASHSSTCSQLILSSLKYALQSSGVDLSQASISVQLDVGKQINDRSTMAKFKMKDNHSPPCLVSVAPGNEHPHKRFRVDES, from the exons ATGCGGTTGCCTAGGGCTCCTCAAAATCTGGCACGCGGCAAATATTCTGTCAGTACACATTATACTCATTGTTTCCTCGTACGCAAACACGTTTTTTTACACATTGGTCGAGAATTTGGATTTGGTGAAGCTCAAATGGTAAGAATTGGGAGTCATGTTGAAGATGAAGAAGCTCCCGATAGCTATTCTCCGATAG AGGGGGTGAGACTTGATCAGAAGGTGGATGCTTCTCGATCGAAGCATTCGGAGACCGAGCAACGAAGGAGGAGCAAAATTAATGAGAG ATTTCAGATTTTGAGGGATTTAGTTCCGGAAAATGATCAGAAGAGAGATAAGGCTTCATTACTGCTGGAG GTTATACAGTACATTCAGTTTTTACAGGAGAAGTTACAAATGTATGAGGGATCTTATCGAGGTTGGAGTCCAGAGCCAACAACGAAGTTGGCACCATGG AAAATCAATTCTGGACCAGTTGAAAGCTTCCTTGATCAAATTCAGCTCGAGAAGCATATATCTGGGCATGAAGACAATGGTGTTCTCAACCCTTTATGTCATGTACGGAACTCCGTAGAATCTGAGTTGATTGGATCTAGCTTGTATAAATCAACAGATAACTTACCTATTGCAACAAATCAACCTCCTCTTCTTAACCTGCCAACTAAAGCAGCAACATTTGAGGGTATGTCTGGTCGGTCTCATCAAGAATGTTTTCCTGACGCTGAGCTATTGACCCAGCTTTCGCAATCCCAATCATGGCCAGGGAGATCATGTGTGAATGATTACTCTTTTCCTATCTGCAATACAAACGAGAATGAACCAAACATTGAAAGTGGGGAAGCCAGTCACTCAAGTACTTGCTCTCAACT GATATTGAGTTCTTTGAAGTACGCTCTACAATCATCTGGAGTGGATTTATCTCAGGCCAGCATTTCTGTGCAACTTGATGTTGGCAAACAAATAAATGATAGAAGTACCATGGCAAAGTTCAAAATGAAG GATAATCATAGTCCACCTTGCCTTGTTTCTGTGGCTCCTGGGAACGAACATCCTCATAAAAGGTTCAGAGTTGACGAAAGCTAG
- the LOC142539593 gene encoding GDSL esterase/lipase 7-like, whose product MKLWGKMNKYLLFQILFTFLVFGLGRTDQKSPSAPALYVFGDSLFDSGNNNLLPTLAKANYPPYGLDFERGATGRFTNGKTVADFIAELLGLPFPPPYVSLLDGSIGKCGISIPTIENGGKCLDLADKIGLLNIRGELELRGLNFASGSCGILPQTGDDLGKCLSLNDQIDLFERTVKRDLPKYYKTQEELSNYLLKSLFVITIGSNDYLDYFAAQYKTESSNTLINPRSITKSVIDNVSPQEHDSTISSQSFAEILIHQLSLQLRRLYKLGARKVVMFELGPLGCLPYIIRQYEHSGACVEKLNQMAITFNLQLASILQNLTSTLKSSSFILGLGHQFGYDAILNPSKYGLKDTSNPCCIALLNGTSACIPGLPACPDPDQHFFWDGYHLTESVYRALSSLCFNDTSVCMPKIFNNWCKYKSFGFSIFNTSKI is encoded by the exons ATGAAACTTTGGGGtaaaatgaataaatatttGCTATTTCAAAtcttgtttacctttcttgtTTTTGGTCTCGGAAGAACTGATCAGAAATCTCCTTCAGCCCCTGCATTGTATGTCTTCGGGGATTCTCTGTTCGACAGTGGCAATAATAATCTGCTGCCGACTTTAGCAAAGGCGAATTATCCCCCGTATGGCTTGGACTTCGAGAGAGGAGCCACCGGAAGATTTACCAACGGAAAAACTGTCGCGGATTTTATAG CTGAGTTGCTTGGATTGCCATTTCCTCCACCATACGTGAGTTTGCTGGACGGATCAATAGGGAAGTGTGGAATTAGTATTCCGACAATTGAAAACGGG GGAAAATGTTTGGATTTGGCTGATAAAATTGGCTTGCTAAATATAAGAGGTGAATTGGAGTTGAGGGGACTGAATTTTGCCTCAGGATCATGTGGAATTCTTCCTCAAACTGGAGACGATTtg GGAAAGTGCCTGAGTCTAAATGACCAAATCGACTTATTTGAAAGAACAGTTAAAAGGGATTTGCCTAAATACTACAAAACTCAAGAGGAGCtttcaaattatttattaaagtcATTATTTGTGATCACAATTGGGAGCAATGACTACCTCGATTACTTTGCTGCTCAATACAAGACTGAATCAAGCAACACTTTGATTAATCCTCGAAGCATCACGAAATCGGTCATAGATAATGTCTCCCCACAAGAACATGACTCCACCATAAGTTCTCAATCCTTTGCTGAAATTCTCATACATCAACTCTCCCTACAACTTCGG AGATTGTACAAGTTGGGAGCAAGGAAGGTGGTGATGTTCGAGCTCGGCCCTCTTGGGTGCCTTCCATACATTATCAGGCAATACGAGCACAGTGGAGCCTGCGTTGAGAAGTTGAATCAGATGGCAATCACATTTAATCTTCAGCTAGCCTCCATTCTTCAAAATCTAACATCTACACTCAAAAGCTCATCCTTTATTCTTGGTCTGGGTCACCAGTTCGGATATGATGCTATCCTTAACCCATCCAAATATG GTTTGAAAGATACAAGTAACCCATGCTGCATAGCTTTGCTGAATGGGACATCGGCATGCATTCCAGGGCTTCCTGCGTGTCCCGATCCGGACCAACACTTTTTTTGGGATGGCTATCATCTTACTGAATCAGTGTACAGAGCactcagctctctttgcttcAACGACACATCTGTCTGCATGCCCAAAATATTCAACAATTGGTGCAAATATAAGTCCTTTGGATTTTCCATTTTTAACACATCGAAGATATAA
- the LOC142539592 gene encoding LOW QUALITY PROTEIN: pentatricopeptide repeat-containing protein At3g02330, mitochondrial-like (The sequence of the model RefSeq protein was modified relative to this genomic sequence to represent the inferred CDS: deleted 1 base in 1 codon): MTSYYFIKRFLYPIKVPLHVSPSKFLLFDATISTVAHQSKPHPIYRKTFSNIFQECSKQRSLEPGQQAHARMVVSGFQPTIFVTNCLIQMYIKCSHLECANKVFDKLSERDTVSWNVMIFGYSMNEKMRLAQSCFDLMPERDVISWNSLISGYTQNGDCLQSVKVFLLMGRDGVDYDETTFAVVLKACSSLEDFALGTQVHGIVDKLGFLCDVVTGSAILDMYAKCKRLDESLQFFYEMPFRNWVSWSAVIAGCAQNDELACGLEIFIEMQRNGVGVSQSIYASVFRMSAGLSTLPLGCQLHTHALKTDFGDDIVVGTSMLDMYAKCDNLHDARKVFNLLPNRNLQSHNALIVGYARGGNGFEGLRLFQLLLQSGLGFDEISLSGAFSAASMVIKGCISGIQVHGLAIKSPFKSNVCVENAMLDMYGKCGALMEAWQIFDEMERRDDVSWNAIIAAYGQNQNEEGTLLLFARMLQSRIEPDEFTYGSVLKACADKQSWCSGREVHGRVVKSGMGFDSFVGSALVDMYSKCGMMDEAEKLHNRLEEQTLVSWNSIISGFSSEEDSERAQNFFARLLEMRVKPDNFTYATVLDTCANVANIGLGKQLHAQIIKQDLLSDVYITSTLVDMYSKCGNLQDSVLMFAKSSKRDFVTWNAMVCAYAHHGLAEEALQIFEKMQLEKVIPHHSTFVAVLRACAHIGLVENASHYFNLMQTDYGLEPQLEHFSSMVEILGQSGRLVEALRLIQDMPFEADDVIWRTLLSICKIRGNVEVAEKAASSLLKLDPEDSSAYVLLSNIYADAEMWDEVSKMRKVMRHSGLKKEPGCSWIQVQSELHMFLVGDKAHPRSEEIYENLDMLIDEMKRDGYGTCSQVTMSEEWNVDDEKELHAVSCC; this comes from the exons ATGACTTCTTATTACTTCATCAAACGCTTCCTTTACCCGATAAAAGTTCCACTCCACGTTTCACCCTCGAAATTTCTACTGTTCGATGCTACAATCTCTACGGTGGCACATCAATCTAAACCCCATCCCATCTACAGAAAGACCTTCTCCAATATATTTCAAGAATGTTCAAAGCAACGATCCCTTGAGCCGGGACAACAAGCCCATGCCCGGATGGTAGTATCTGGCTTTCAAcccacaatttttgttaccaaTTGTTTAATACAAATGTACATTAAATGCTCCCATTTAGAGTGTGCAAATAAAGTGTTTGATAAGTTGTCGGAACGGGACACAGTTTCATGGAATGTGATGATTTTTGGGTATTCGATGAATGAAAAAATGAGGTTGGCGCAGTCATGTTTTGATTTGATGCCTGAGAGAGATGTGATTTCTTGGAATTCTTTGATTTCGGGGTACACGCAGAACGGGGATTGCTTGCAGTCAGTTAAGGTTTTTCTGTTGATGGGAAGA GATGGCGTGGATTATGATGAGACCACATTTGCTGTTGTCTTAAAAGCATGTTCAAGTTTAGAGGATTTTGCCTTGGGTACGCAGGTCCATGGAATTGTAGATAAGTTGGGGTTTTTGTGCGACGTGGTGACAGGAAGTGCGATATTGGATATGTATGCAAAATGCAAGAGGTTGGATGAGTCATTGCAGTTTTTCTATGAAATGCCATTTAGAAATTGGGTTTCTTGGAGTGCTGTAATAGCAGGTTGTGCTCAAAATGACGAGCTTGCCTGCGGATTAGAGATTTTTATAGAGATGCAAAGAAATGGAGTTGGGGTCAGCCAATCTATTTATGCTAGCGTTTTTAGGATGTCTGCTGGATTATCTACTTTACCGCTGGGTTGCCAATTGCATACTCATGCATTAAAGACTGATTTTGGAGATGATATCGTTGTAGGTACATCCATGTTGGACATGTATGCCAAGTGTGACAATTTGCATGATGCTAGGAAGGTATTCAACTTGTTGCCAAACCGTAATTTGCAATCTCATAATGCACTTATAGTTGGTTATGCTAGAGGTGGTAATGGATTTGAAGGATTGCGATTGTTCCAACTTCTGTTGCAATCTGGTCTTGGTTTTGATGAAATAAGCTTATCAGGTGCCTTTAGTGCAGCCTCCATGGTGATCAAGGGATGTATCTCCGGAATCCAAGTACATGGATTAGCAATCAAGAGTCCTTTCAAATCCAATGTTTGTGTGGAAAATGCTATGCTGGATATGTATGGGAAATGTGGAGCATTGATGGAAGCTTGGCAAATATTTGATGAAATGGAGAGAAGGGATGATGTCTCTTGGAACGCAATCATTGCTGCCTATGGGCAGAATCAAAATGAAGAGGGGACTCTTTTACTATTTGCCAGAATGCTGCAATCAAGGATAGAACCTGATGAGTTCACATATGGGAGTGTTCTGAAAGCTTGTGCTGATAAGCAATCTTGGTGCAGTGGGAGGGAGGTCCATGGAAGAGTCGTTAAATCTGGGATGGGATTCGACTCATTTGTCGGAAGTGCACTTGTTGACATGTACAGCAAGTGTGGGATGATGGACGAGGCAGAAAAACTTCATAACCGATTGGAGGAACAGACTTTGGTTTCATGGAATTCGATCATTTCTGGGTTCTCATCCGAAGAAGACAGTGAGAGAGCTCAGAATTTCTTTGCAAGACTGCTAGAAATGAGAGTTAAACCTGATAATTTCACTTATGCAACAGTTCTTGACACTTGTGCTAATGTTGCTAATATCGGGCTTGGGAAGCAACTTCATGCTCAAATAATCAAGCAAGATTTGCTGTCAGATGTGTACATTACAAGCACTTTAGTTGACATGTATTCAAAGTGTGGAAACTTGCAGGACTCTGTTCTGATGTTTGCAAAATCATCCAAGCGTGATTTTGTGACATGGAATGCCATGGTTTGTGCTTATGCTCACCATGGTCTTGCAGAAGAGGCTCTAcagatttttgaaaaaatgcAGCTTGAGAAGGTAATACCGCACCATTCAACATTTGTGGCAGTCCTTCGTGCTTGTGCACATATCGGTCTTGTAGAAAACGCTTCACACTACTTCAACCTAATGCAGACCGACTATGGATTAGAACCTCAGTTGGAACATTTTTCATCAATGGTGGAGATTCTTGGACAATCAGGACGACTTGTGGAAGCTCTGAGGCTTATTCAAGATATGCCTTTTGAGGCTGATGATGTGATTTGGAGAACACTGCTGAGTATTTGCAAGATACGTGGGAATGTTGAGGTTGCAGAAAAAGCAGCAAGTTCTCTTCTGAAACTTGACCCTGAGGACTCTTCAGCCTATGTTCTTCTATCAAATATCTACGCTGACGCTGAAATGTGGGACGAAGTTTCAAAGATGAGGAAAGTTATGAGACATAGTGGGCTTAAAAAAGAGCCTGGTTGTAGCTGGATTCAGGTCCAATCTGAGTTGCATATGTTTCTTGTTGGTGACAAAGCTCATCCAAGATCCGAAGAGATATACGAGAACTTGGATATGCTTATTGATGAGATGAAAAGGGATGGTTATGGAACTTGTAGTCAAGTAACCATGAGTGAGGAATGGAACGTAGATGATGAGAAAGAACTGCACGCAGTCTCTTGTTGTTAA